Proteins encoded together in one Chryseobacterium taklimakanense window:
- a CDS encoding PaaI family thioesterase, whose product MTPLETAQYMLNKDEFSKWMGIKLIEVREKYCLIEMPVKEEMINGLKTVHGGITFSLADSALAFSSNNTNDASVALNCMISFTKAVRLGDTLTAESILIADTRKTAVYDITVTNQHKVMVATFRGTVYKIDKKVTDL is encoded by the coding sequence ATGACTCCCCTCGAAACAGCCCAGTACATGCTCAATAAGGACGAATTCTCAAAATGGATGGGAATCAAACTCATTGAAGTACGCGAAAAATATTGCTTGATTGAAATGCCGGTTAAGGAAGAAATGATCAACGGGCTGAAAACCGTTCACGGCGGAATTACCTTTTCTCTGGCGGATTCTGCGCTCGCGTTTTCGTCCAACAATACGAACGATGCTTCTGTGGCGCTCAACTGCATGATCAGTTTCACGAAGGCCGTTCGCCTCGGTGATACGCTGACCGCGGAAAGCATTTTGATAGCCGATACCCGCAAAACCGCAGTTTACGATATTACCGTTACCAATCAGCATAAAGTAATGGTGGCGACGTTCCGTGGAACAGTGTATAAAATTGATAAAAAAGTGACGGATTTGTAA
- a CDS encoding 3-hydroxyacyl-CoA dehydrogenase NAD-binding domain-containing protein — translation MNKVGIIGSGTMGIGIAQVASAAGCEVFLYDASATQTEKSLAGLQKTLNKLVEKQKISSEKSEEIYGNITSCASISEFKKCDLVIEAIIENAEIKKSVFAEVESTVSDDCIIASNTSSISITSLSADLEKPERFIGIHFFNPAPLMPLVEVIPGLLTRENLPQQIYDLMKSWGKVPVIAKDIPGFIVNRIARPFYGEALRIVEENIATPEQVDDAMRTLGNFKMGPFELMDLIGVDVNFAVTTTVYKDYFYDPKYKPSLLQQRMSEAKLHGRKTGKGFYGYAENAQNPVAEKNEALYQQIFMRIISMLINEAVEAKRLKIASDEDLELAVQKGVNYPKGLLAWGEEIGYSKISETLKNLHDEYQEERYRQSPLLLKLQFKTFNL, via the coding sequence ATGAACAAAGTAGGAATCATCGGCTCCGGGACTATGGGAATCGGCATCGCACAGGTGGCGTCAGCAGCCGGTTGTGAAGTTTTCTTATACGATGCCAGTGCCACGCAAACGGAGAAATCACTTGCCGGTCTTCAGAAAACCCTGAATAAACTCGTTGAAAAACAGAAAATTTCATCTGAAAAATCGGAAGAAATCTACGGGAACATCACCTCCTGCGCATCGATTTCCGAATTTAAGAAATGTGATCTGGTAATCGAAGCCATCATCGAAAATGCCGAAATTAAAAAGAGCGTTTTCGCTGAGGTTGAAAGTACGGTTTCTGATGATTGCATTATCGCATCGAATACGTCGTCCATTTCCATTACTTCGCTTTCCGCAGATTTGGAAAAACCGGAGAGATTTATTGGAATTCATTTTTTCAATCCTGCACCTTTAATGCCTTTGGTGGAAGTGATTCCCGGGCTCTTGACGCGGGAAAATTTACCGCAGCAAATTTATGATTTAATGAAATCCTGGGGCAAAGTTCCTGTGATTGCGAAAGATATACCCGGCTTTATCGTCAACCGGATAGCACGACCTTTCTACGGCGAAGCCTTGAGAATCGTCGAAGAAAATATCGCCACGCCGGAACAGGTGGATGATGCCATGCGCACTTTGGGCAATTTTAAAATGGGACCGTTTGAACTGATGGATTTAATCGGTGTTGACGTAAATTTTGCCGTAACCACCACGGTTTACAAAGATTATTTCTACGATCCGAAATACAAACCTTCACTCCTCCAGCAAAGGATGAGCGAAGCCAAACTTCACGGCAGAAAAACGGGGAAAGGTTTTTACGGGTATGCAGAAAACGCTCAAAATCCTGTTGCTGAAAAGAATGAGGCGCTGTATCAGCAAATTTTTATGAGAATCATTTCCATGCTTATCAACGAAGCTGTAGAAGCCAAACGTTTGAAAATTGCCTCCGATGAAGACCTGGAACTCGCGGTGCAGAAGGGCGTCAATTATCCAAAAGGACTGCTGGCTTGGGGTGAAGAAATTGGTTATTCAAAAATATCCGAAACTTTAAAAAATCTTCACGATGAATATCAGGAAGAACGCTACCGGCAAAGCCCTTTATTGCTAAAATTACAATTTAAAACTTTTAACCTGTGA
- a CDS encoding enoyl-CoA hydratase/isomerase family protein → MNSQLDIESKLDGKLQIIYLNRPESFNSLNADLLKELRGKISAFNADENVRCIAVSGRGKAFCSGQNLKDALAMETGGNQKVIQKMVTDYYNPLVLEITNCSKPVVALVNGPAVGAGAMLALICDFAVATESSYFSQAFSNIGLIPDTAGTYFLPKLLGRQLAHYLAFTGKKLSAQEAKNLGLIAEVFADEEFNGKSLEILAQIANMPTKALALTKKAFAMSYDNSLEKQLEHEGILQQEAAETSDFREGIAAFIEKRQPVYKGK, encoded by the coding sequence ATGAACAGCCAGTTGGATATTGAAAGTAAGCTTGATGGCAAGCTGCAGATAATTTACCTCAACCGTCCCGAATCCTTTAACAGTTTAAATGCAGATTTACTGAAAGAACTCCGCGGGAAAATTTCAGCGTTTAATGCAGATGAAAATGTACGTTGCATCGCGGTTTCAGGCCGGGGAAAAGCCTTCTGCTCCGGACAGAACCTGAAAGATGCGCTTGCTATGGAAACCGGTGGAAACCAAAAAGTGATCCAGAAAATGGTGACCGATTATTACAATCCGCTCGTTTTGGAGATCACCAACTGCAGCAAGCCGGTCGTGGCGCTCGTCAATGGTCCTGCAGTGGGTGCCGGAGCCATGCTGGCACTGATTTGTGATTTTGCGGTGGCCACGGAAAGCTCGTATTTTTCTCAGGCATTCTCCAACATTGGTTTAATTCCGGATACCGCGGGAACTTATTTTTTACCGAAACTTCTGGGCCGTCAGCTGGCGCATTATCTGGCGTTCACAGGAAAAAAACTTTCTGCGCAGGAAGCGAAAAATCTCGGTCTGATCGCCGAAGTTTTTGCTGATGAAGAATTTAACGGTAAATCTCTTGAAATTCTCGCTCAGATCGCGAATATGCCGACAAAAGCCCTGGCACTAACCAAAAAAGCCTTTGCAATGTCCTACGACAACTCGCTCGAAAAACAGCTGGAACACGAAGGCATTCTTCAGCAGGAAGCCGCCGAAACCTCAGATTTCCGCGAAGGCATCGCCGCATTTATTGAAAAAAGGCAACCGGTTTATAAAGGGAAATAA
- a CDS encoding four helix bundle protein: MRNDRENIIVAKTFDFALEIIDFSEVFFNMNRFSLANQIFKAGTSIGANVREAQNAESKSDFIHKMKIAAKEADETEYWLLLCQKSERLNSPPEKLISDLKEIILILSKIISSSKTRQG; this comes from the coding sequence ATGAGAAACGACAGAGAAAATATTATCGTTGCAAAAACCTTTGACTTTGCTTTAGAAATTATTGATTTTTCAGAGGTGTTTTTTAATATGAATCGTTTTTCTTTGGCCAATCAGATTTTCAAAGCTGGAACATCAATAGGTGCAAATGTACGGGAAGCACAAAATGCAGAAAGCAAAAGTGATTTTATCCATAAAATGAAAATTGCTGCGAAAGAGGCAGACGAAACCGAATATTGGCTCTTGTTGTGCCAAAAATCTGAAAGGCTAAATTCGCCTCCCGAAAAATTAATTTCTGATTTAAAAGAAATTATTTTGATTCTCTCTAAAATTATTTCAAGTTCTAAAACCCGTCAGGGTTAA